Proteins encoded together in one Triticum dicoccoides isolate Atlit2015 ecotype Zavitan chromosome 7B, WEW_v2.0, whole genome shotgun sequence window:
- the LOC119338364 gene encoding pathogenesis-related protein 1-like has product MASTNSWTHEIKSPVAAPRLFHAGVMDWHTLAPKLVPQIVASAHPVEGEGGIGSVRQFNFTSAMPFNLMKERLEFIDADKCECKSTLIEGGGIGTAIETATSHIKVEPAANGGSVVKVESTYKLLPGVEVNDEITKAKDSVTAIFKAAEAYLIANPDAYN; this is encoded by the exons ATGGCCTCCACCAACAGCTGGACCCACGAGATCAAGTCGCCGGTCGCTGCACCGCGCCTCTTCCATGCCGGCGTCATGGACTGGCACACCCTGGCCCCCAAGCTCGTGCCGCAGATCGTTGCCAGCGCCCACCCCGTTGAGGGAGAAGGCGGCATCGGCAGTGTCAGGCAGTTCAACTTCACCTCAG CCATGCCCTTCAACCTCATGAAGGAGAGGCTCGAGTTCATTGATGCGGACAAGTGTGAGTGCAAATCGACCCTCATCGAGGGTGGTGGCATCGGCACGGCGATCGAGACGGCCACGTCGCACATCAAGGTGGAGCCGGCAGCCAATGGCGGGAGCGTGGTGAAGGTGGAATCAACATACAAGCTGCTACCAGGCGTAGAGGTGAATGATGAGATTACCAAGGCCAAGGATTCTGTCACGGCCATCTTCAAGGCCGCCGAGGCCTACCTCATCGCCAACCCAGACGCCTACAACTAA